The region CTGAAGAAATTCGGCAGCCAGGTCGATTACCTTTCCTGCGAAAACATCAGCGACGTGTTCAATGAGGTGGAAAAAGACGCGGCGGATTACGGGGTAGTGCCGATCGAGAATTCTATCGAAGGCGCGGTCAACTACACCCTGGACATGTTTATGGACTCCGACCTTAAAATATGCAGCCAGATGAGCCTGGATATTGCGCATAACCTGCTGGCTAACTGTTCACTGGAACGGATCCGCAAGGTTTACTCCGTGCCTCAAGTCTTCGGGCAATGCCGGATATGGCTGCAGGAAAATTTGACGCACGCCGAACTTATCGAGGTCTCCAGCACCACCAAGGCCGCCCAGGTCGCCGCGCACGAAAAGAACAGCGCTTCCATATCTTCGATACTGGCGGCGCAGATATACGGATTAAAGACCGCCTGCCGGAATATCGAAGATTCCCCGCATAACATCACCAGGTTCTTTGTCATCGGCAAGGAACAATCCGGGATCACCGGGCAGGACAAAACATCGCTGATGTTTTCGATAAAAGATAAAATAGGCGCGTTGCACGAAATGCTCGAGCCGTTCCGAAAACACAAGGTAAACCTGAACAAGATCGAATCGCGGCCGTCGAAGAAAAAGGCCTGGGATTATTATTTCTTTGTCGATCTGGAAGGGCATATCCTTGAACCCAGGATCAAAAAAGCGGTTGAAGAGCTGGAAAATAAATGTAAATTCTTAAAGGTGCTGGGTTCATACCCGGTAGGAGACTAAAAATGAGCTTAGCCAGAAGGAACATACAGGAGATATCCCCATATATCGCCGGCAAACCGATCGCCGAGACAAAACGCGAATTGGGCTTAAAGAAAGTGATAAAGCTGGCTTCCAATGAAAATCCTTTCGGTGCTTCGCCGAAAGCGGTGAAAGCGATCAAACGCTGTTTGAAAGAGCTGAACCGTTATCCGGACAGCAACAGCTTTTATTTAAAGAAGCGCATAGCCTTGGGGCTCGAGGTCATACCTTCGAGCATCGTAGTCGGCAACGGCTCCGACGAATTGATCGATATTGTCCTGAAGACCT is a window of Candidatus Omnitrophota bacterium DNA encoding:
- the pheA gene encoding prephenate dehydratase; amino-acid sequence: MSLEKLRKQINETDKKLVEVLNRRARIILRIGTIKERTGKSVYCADRESKILKGITAANKGPLKSEALKAIYREIMSASRALEKPLTIAFLGPQATFTHQASLKKFGSQVDYLSCENISDVFNEVEKDAADYGVVPIENSIEGAVNYTLDMFMDSDLKICSQMSLDIAHNLLANCSLERIRKVYSVPQVFGQCRIWLQENLTHAELIEVSSTTKAAQVAAHEKNSASISSILAAQIYGLKTACRNIEDSPHNITRFFVIGKEQSGITGQDKTSLMFSIKDKIGALHEMLEPFRKHKVNLNKIESRPSKKKAWDYYFFVDLEGHILEPRIKKAVEELENKCKFLKVLGSYPVGD